The DNA region AATGAAATataaagaaatagaaatagaCAGACACCATTATTTCCTGAGAATGACCTTGAAGTCCATCAGCTGTTTGAATAGCATGTATTTGCATGTAAATATTGATGTGAATAAGTGTTTAAAATGATGTTTGTTTGAGATCTCTTTATGGTCTTTCAGGTGGTGGTGACCAACACTGTCCCTCATGAGGTGCAAAAGCTGCAGTGTCCTAAGATCAAGACAGTGGATGTCAGCATGATCCTGGCCGAGGCTATCCGACGCATTCACAACGGGGAGTCCATGGCCTACCTGTTCCGCAATATCACAGTAGACGACTAGCCAACAAACAGATTGTGAGGTGCAGAGTTTAGGGGAATATTTCCTCTCTTACACAATTGAGAGGTGTGTCAATTCAGTTCCCTATTCAAACACTGCAATCACCTTCATTTCCCAAAATAAACCCATTTTACTCTGCAAAACAATTAAAGTAAACCTCCACTGCCAAATTATATAGTGAATGAagtctaaaataaatgaatatttactcTAACATTTGGCAGTGGGCAGATATGAATATAGATATGAAATCatgcaaaaaacataatttatgcaAGCGTCCACTTACCTTTTACTCCCTTTTTTACTTTTAAGTGATACTCTGCAGTAAAATCAGCAGTTTTAGATTTActggtaaaactttacaataagcTACCattggttaacattagttaacacatTAACGAGCAATGAGCGATTCATTAATCTTTTTAACATTAGCAAATCAaaattcattgttagttcatattaGTTCAgtttaacagatacaactttttattttaataatatattagtaaatgttgaaaaaaaataaaaataacgtgAACTATGATTAAATCTTTCCCCACCAGCTTCCTCCAGCGTTTTTATCATTTTCGCTAAAATTTCATGATCCCCAGGAAATTTTGTTGTATTAATATCATGCAATCCATAAAAATAAAGACCAGAGCCTCTACTTTTAAacattctagcttcatgcattctgttTTTTAATTAACACTTGAATGTAGGTAAAGTGtcattaaaaaaagcaacatttgcaaaatgctattttaatttttctttttaccaAGTACTACAACTGCATCATATTCAGATTCGTAATCGCGCCCCCTGTGTGTAACCGTGATTACATGGAAACCcggtggggaaagagttaatgtattaaaagtatatattcttttaattgttatttttattgttagttgAGTAATACAGTTGACCATGGAACTTTATTATTAAGTGTTACCTCTCTACTGTTATGGAAAACTGATGATTTCACTGCTTTCCCGTATTTCTGGTTTATCTTGGTTTCATTGTACCATAGCTCCTTCAAaatgaaagggatagttcccccaaaagtGAAATCTTTTATAGTTACTGATTTCACGTTCtaaacatgtatgactttttGTTTgtggaaaaaagcaaaaaagaacaACCATcctttctttgttgttgttagtGTTCTAAGAGTTTGCAGCATGTTCTTTCAAATATTCAAAGAGTCAAAGTCATGCAGGATTGGAGTGTGGATACCGTAAAtattgaatttacatttttgtgtgaactattcttaAACTCTATGGTGCGCATTTTAAGAAACCAAAGAGTAGTATGTTACAGAAAATGCTGGTTTCTGAGTGGTTTTGGTTGGTTGATTTGTGTATTAAATGTTTACACCAAATGACCAACGATTGAGCTCTAAATGAACCAAGTACtgtgaatgttaaaaaaaaaatgcatcctgTATACCAAAACTAAGGGAGCAAAAATGCATGTTCCTCAGTTTCAGTGTGTTACATTTGTGTGCTAATGTCATGATCTGTATTGTCTGGTATAGAAGATAAGACTTAGGGTTTTATCTTAAATGAACTATATTAGCAATACTAGGCCTGTTATATACTGCAGATACATTTAGCCTTAACTAAATGCAGTATACTGTGATCACTTGGCTTGTTAGCAGTGACATCCACCCAATCAGATAAAACCATTTAGCTTTCACTTCCTGATTAAATCTTAAAGGAGGTTGAAGTAGGATTGTAAAACCAACTGGTAAACTGATACCCACAATGCATGACTTTTGTGTGTCATGTAGACCGTGTTCACTGATGGACAGAGAAAACATGCACCAGCACTGCCCCCCGCACGTCCCTGTACTTCCTCTGTGTGCGTTTGTCTCGTTCACCGAGCTGCCGCTCCGTGTTCACTTCATTCTTTTAACGTTGTCTTCCACTTCTGTGCTCCTCAGTTGTACGTTGACTAGCCGTTTCCCAGTGCCTCACTCTGTGAGAGCGAGCGAGTGGTTGCTATGGCAACCTTATTCAGAGCCGTTCTAGTGATATTTTTGCAATAGTGCAAATATGGTCCGACCTTACGGAGAGCATACGGTTTTGCTACAGTGTATTGAATCTGCTGTTGCTTTGCAatcttatttttgtaaataaacacaagTGATTTGCCTCATGCTGCTCAAGTGTGTCTTTattgagaaataaaataaaaatacaacacgtTATGCATTTGAAAATGTCCATCAGGATGTGATGTCATCGGTGGTCTTCAGTTTTAGAGGATGAGTTGGTAAAAGACCCTTTACTTGCTCTAAACTCCTCAGGTTTGTTCACATGACACTGAGGAGCTTAGACCAAGTCAAGGGACTCAAACTAAATTCACAAAAACGTCCCGGAAACAATAAATAGCTAAATAGCATGTTTtaagataattaaaatgtttagcaTTGTGACATTATATTTTTGACTGTTATTACATTAGCATAATGCATCTGCACTTTTTAAATTAGATTCTCTATTGTGAATTGTCAATATTACAGTacagaattatattttttattataaaaaatataataacaataaatactaccatgatgtgtgtgtatataatttggATTCATTTGAAACACCTTGATGGTTATGCAATTAAAATTTTCTTGAAGTGAAAGCCACACAGACAtgttcaatgaaaatgaaaatgtattttactttCCCTTTCttcccttcttttttttctgtgaagcaTAACAAATATGATTGagaatttttatgtttgtttctgcGGTGGAATTTAATGGCCATCAAAAGTCTTTGGCTACCAACATTCTACCAAAATGTCCATATCTATGTCATTTACGGAAAACAGAAAGTCATGACACGACAATTAGACATTTTAAATTTGTGAGATTCACCACACTGAGATTATTACATAACTGTTTAACTTCTTAACATTGTGAAAGAACAATAAAGGTTGTGCAAACATGTAGCAAAGATAAAAACCCATACCTCCAGTTGTTCTCCAGCTGTAGCAGGACTAAATCTCTGTTATCTGTGAAACAGTGTTGGGAGAGCAACACTTATCTGCATGAGGATGACTGCAGACCAGAGCTGATGAACAGACAGCTGTGTGTTTAAACCAGACTCAAAGAGGAACTAGACATGCAGCATTTAGAGGTCACTTCCCACTTTTGGCTTCAGGAAACAATACACCTTGTATCTACTTTTCGTATGAAAGGGGAAATATTCACAGTTTGTGTGTATAAATGGCTAACTGTTTTTTTTGGTGCGTAGACTTTTTGTGAAACTTTTTTACATGGGAAAGTTGTATCAAACCTGCATAACTGACTCAGCTAAAAAGAGATATTAGGTTCGATGTAAGATTTACTTGTTTCAGTGCAATCAAAGTGCATGATTCATTTAGAAAAGATCAGAAAAGGactaaaaaaatagtttgaatgACTTGTGCTTTATGTAACAAGTCTTCTGTGAAATATTGCAGTAGCTTTCTGTGTCCGAAACAATGAAATATTTTCCACCATTATATTTTCGCTTACTGCATTGGcatattttacttgttttaaagatcttctgcagtgaatggttgctgtcaaaatgagagtccaaacagctgataaaaaggtCACAAtaacccacaccactccagtccatcaattaatgtcttgtgaattaTAAAAGCTATATATCAAACAAGTCCatcattatgttgtttttaaccttaaactgtccATTCTGGCCTAAAACAACTccttaatccataataatgcatcCTCCACTGTTAATGGCCATCCCTTGTTGTCCTTTCAAATCAAAGTCTACTTACATGTTTGTTTGGAGCTTGGACTGTTTTCTCTTGGAAACGGGGCTTAATCTGCATATTTCTCATCTGGTTCAAATGAGATGACTTTATCACAGGAGAAACCAATTTTATGAATTGGGGGCTATATTATCTTTGGCCGAAACAATAGAAAAGAAAGCAAAGCAAATGTCTTAATGataaatttgtttattataaaaatgcAACTTGTCCCTTCACAAGACATTATTGATGTACTGGAGCGGCgtgctcattctgacggcacccattcacttcagtggATCCATTGCGTGGagtaagtgatgcaatgctacagttctccaaatctgttctgatgaagaaacacccATTTACAtcatggatgacctgagggtgggTAAAGcatgtcaaattaaaaaaaattataaaataaaattgtgataaTATGCTTTCAGCAGTGCTTCttctaaattacatttattttgtttgaatgCATATGTATTAGAATCAGAAAGGGCCAGCAGAGAGTGTACTTCCCACGCCAGTTAAGGAAGTTCagtctgccacaggagctgctcacAGTTCTGCTCGGCTATCAGGTTGCGGACAGACTGTTTACTGGTTAATTCGTGCCTCCCGGCCCAAACTCCAAGATCTTTACACCTTCAGAGTGAGAAAAAGGGCTGAGGAATTACTTTAGACCCCAGACACCCAGCCCACTCTCTCTTTCTACTGTGATGCAGTAGACATTTCAGTGCAAAATTGTATGATCCTGTTTGCAGTTAGATGCTGTGTAGGCAACATGCATAAAAAGGGtcctgcattttcattcaatcgGTCATTAACTGTGACTGTTTTAGGAACTAGTTGACATCCTGTTGTGTGTGTATAAGGAACAATGAGCCTTTGTTGAACAAAACACACATTTCCCCCTTGTTTTATTGAAACTGTATTTACTCCATGTGAATCACAGCATGAAAAATGAGATTTAAGCTTCAAGGCAGCTGATGCACCACAAGATGGCAATATTTGACAAATCCTGTAGGATTGCCAACATGCAATTTGAGCTGTGACAGCCACTTCATTTTTAATTGCTCCTTGGATTTTAGGACTGATAAAAAATTGATAATTTATTGAGATCTGGACACAATTTGACGACACTGGATTGGATTTATTTTTCATGATCTTAAAAAGCTTCTAATTAGCTATTTGGAAATGGTTAGACAAATATACAATATATGAATGCATTTATGTCgttaatactatttaaatattatttatcttaaatatattaGTTTACTTTCAAAAGGTACACATTTACCTGTAAAGTGTGCATGGTGCCTCCTTAAAGGTGCATAgctaaaatgtacacatttttactttttgaagagacaccgccccagtgacagcttttttacccttattatttttttccttgagaGTGTAGGAATGGAGATTgaagaaaaacacatttctttatcGTATAATTCCCATACTACAATATTTGTTATTTCATTGGTTTGAAGTCTtttaaatagtgctgtcaaacgatcgcatccaaaataatggtttttgcttatataatatgtgtgtgtgtgtgtacagtttatttattataaagacacacattcagtatatattttgaaaatatgtatatgcatgtacatgtatatatctatattcatataattaatattatatataaatatatttaatatataatcgtaacatattttcttaaatatatatgtgtttatatttatatacctgatatatacacagtatacacacacacactcacacatacacacatatatatatatagagagagataatgtaaaccaaaacttttattttggaggtgattaattatgattatttgtGTGACAGCACTACTTTTAAGTCTTTTCTAAACTACTTGAAGCCATAACATATATATTAATTGTATCAAGATAATTGCTGCCAGCCAGAAAGACTTTTAGGTGACAttcgttttctttttcttttctttttcctttacATGTTACAGCAAATCAAAAATGTGCAAAATACCCAAAagaaattattacaaaaaaacaaaacaaaacaaaaataaaaacaccagtGCATCATATGAGTTTTTGACATAGTAAAAGTGCATGTGCACAGTgctaaacattttgaaaaaatggACACAGTGACTACAATACTTGGTGCAATGATTTGTAAACCAAAAGAATGTCTTATTACAGTCATattatggtaaaaaaaagaaagaaaaaacattcatGCTACGGCATTACAACATTGCAAAGTCAGAACATTTTGacacataaattatttaatattgtagAAGCTCTTAACACAGATCACACAACTGAACTTCAGGAACTCAAAACCACTGTCAAAACATTCACGAGATTCTTTGCACAAAAATGCAACAGTTCATTGTCCTTTGATCATTCTCCCCTTTGTCTGTAATCATTGACCCTTTTCCTTCATCACTGCAGAGGATGCTGATTTTGGAGTAGGATTAGGGGAAGTTTGCCATGTAACAAAAGCATCTTTGCTTGCCTTCAAAGAGCCTTCCACATCTTCACTTTGCTTCAACATTGGCATTGAGAAGCAACTCAACTCTTTCCGCTCTCGCTAATCATTTTCTCACCAGCTTTAGGAGACAGAACAGCTGTTGGTCTTGTTCATGGGTGGTCTTAGACTCATGTCCTTGGGAAAGGTCTCTCTGCGACGGCGTAAAGCCGGGCTGAGATGGCTGGGGAGGTTTGCTTGCTGGAGCAGCTCCTTGAACACCTCCATCACGTTTTCGTTTTCTTTAGCCGAGGCCTCCAGAAAACAGTTGTTCCAGTCCAGTTCCACCTTCACCAGAACATCATCCGCCGATACCCTTCGTTCTTGCAGTCGGTCTTTTTTGTTGCCCACCACCACGATGGGTGTGAACTTGTCCTCCTTGACCTCCAGGATTTCCTCACGCAGTCTCTTGACGGCTTCTAGGGATTCAGGGTCGTCCACGGAGTAGACCAGGGCAAATGCATCTCCATTCTGGATGGAGAGCTTCCGCATGGCTGGGAAGGAGTAGCTGCCGCTCGTGTCCATGATGTTAATGGTCACTTTGACTCCAGCCACCTCATACTCCTTGCTGTGGAGCTCCTCCACCGTGCGCCGATGTTTGGGGTCGAAGCTGTCTTGTAGGAAGCGTTTAATCAGTGCTGTTTTCCCCACACCTGCGGCTCCCATGAACACCAAGCGCACTTCTGTCTTTTCCTTCACTTCCAGAGACATGATCCCGATCCCAAAGCCAAGATCTGCAGCTTCCAGTAAAGGATTCAAACTCTCAGAGCGTATGAAATGCCAAACGGTAAGACGTTGCAGCTGCATCTGTGATTTGTGTGTCCTCATACCCTATTTATGGCCTTTCTCAATCGCGGGGATTCCACACCCCCTTCAGAGCTCAGCCAATCAGCTCGCAGCAGCATCTCCTGTTGTTAAAACCACTGGCCAATCGCAAGACACTATGCAGATGAGATACAAGCACTTGCTGTTGAAGGAGAGGTGATGTAGTGGAGAGCTGTCAGATGTGTTTTAGAACGAGATCTTGGATTCCCATTTTGCCAGTTTTTGTGTTTGCATGCGCATTGCAAAGTACTGTCCAGCAGTAGTTTATCAGATTTTCTGATACTATATGGCAAATACTTGATTGATATTGTATGTAAATTCATTGCAGCAGGTTTTGCCTGAAGTATCATAAATGGCAGCAGTCATTAAAACAATATGCTAATCTATACAGCATACTACAATCAGTGAGCTGCATTGTTCTGGCATCATGGTTGTTTTTCTTCACATTCTGGCTTTCAATATTCTTGTTTTGATGCACTAGAGTGTATCCTTCAAGGAGAAGGCAATCTTCTTGAAGTGTACATTCTTTGCCCATAGAGCATTTCAAATCTGTCATGTACAATATTCGGTTTAGGATGCATGCTATGTTTTAGAATAAAAACCACATTATGATACTGAGgcaggttttatttattatatatatattttttccagttGCTTGGATTTAAAGCAAATGATATACGTTTTTcctgaaaatgtttaaaaatgcattagtGAATTTGCACACTGTACAGTTTCACAGTTAAAGCACAAATCAGTGAAACACAAATTTTGAAAAGACAGTAGCACTGCATCAATAGTTGGCATTAGAACTGATAAGAGCAGCATATAAGGTAATTTCACTGGTTTACTCTCCCCACCCCCAACACCGATGTGCTCGTCTGCCGGTTCTTTCATGTGTCTCGGCCTCAGATGCTGGAATACCACTGACAATCTTTTAATTAATGCTCAATTCAGAGCATGTGCTATCACATAATAAGCTCCATTGAGTTAAAATGGTCTATTTTCTCTATATTGTCCAATGTATTTCTCAAGCACGCTGCTGTTTCTCTCAGTTGTACTTATATTGGCTATAACGCTGATAcagatgaaaacacagattctttacttttaaatgatgatggtttatttttttttttagaaaacacaaAAGCAACAAAACAGATATTTTGTTATGAGGTTTCATTTTCTGTTCATGAAGCATATGTGCAGTGCGGCAATTCACAAATTTAAGTGATCTTGcatatgaaatgtgcatgctTGCACATGATATGCATTTTAATGATGCTTTTACAGTAAACAGGCAAATATGTTTTGGAGTTTGGATCAATAATTCAAATGGGTCTCGGTCTAAATATATATGACTCAGAGATGTTGTGAATAATGAAACAGCAATTTACTCATTAGATGAGTAAGGAAGAGACCTACAAAAGGATAATATGCTGCacggaggggtgtgtgtgtgtgtgtgtgtgtgtgtgtgtatgtgtatttgtgtgcgtgtgtgtgtgtgtgtatttgtgtgtgtgtgtgtgtgtgtgtgtgtgtgtgtgaagcatgTAAAgcaagctggccaatcagagctggAGAAACCAATCTAGCATAAATATCTTGAAATACTGTAAATTAATCTCCTGAATGTCTAAAACCCATTGTTCactatgtgaaatattaaaatcttCTTAAACATAATAAAGGCAAATTATCACGATTTAACAATGTTATGCATGCACAATTATTATGCTCCAAATTATAAAATCTTTATGCACAGATATTGCTACTAAAACATTGCAATACATGGAACTTTCTAATACACGGTGGATTGCTTAAAcagtttaacaatttaacaattaaaagttttttttttatgttcaaaaataaagttttcataaaaaaagagTACCACATTGAAGCCtgcaaaatcatcatgaatatatcaCAAACATTCAATATGTTGCCTATAGTTGGTTCAAATGTTACTTGCCTGGTTTCACAAGTATCAGGTTGTATTGTAATGtgaattttggtaacactttattttaaggtgtccttgttacacattacatatacttactattataataacaataattaatgcaaaattacATGCAAGTATAAGCCAACCcctatcctaaccctaaccatataataAGGACATGAAGTTAATTAATATTAGTCCATACTTAAATGTATGATTACACTgtaacaccttaaaataaagtgtaaccatattTTCTTTAATCCATTTCATACATAAAAGAGTAAATGAAGCATGCCAGAAGACACAATGTACTTATTTTCTTTCAGCGTACAGGGTTAAATATGAGTAGTTTCATGTTTCAAAGGTTGTTTGTTGCCTGGATATGGTTCTCCAAAAGATCATATTCCTGTtccacatcttttatttttaccATCAGCAATGCTGACTGTGGATGTTGCTGAAAGACCCGCTTCAGCTGAAATGACACATCTGACCCAGACAAATCGCTGTGATGTGTCACCCACTTGCATCTGCATTTTATTATCCTGTTGACAATCATAGAGCAGTTGCGAAAAGTGTTTTAGTGTGCAGAAGTAGCCAATTCAGCTCAAAGGCACACGCATTCTGAATGTTCAAATAGTGGGTTAAGAGCACAGCAGTGTCAGTCAGTTTTTTGAAGGGTCTTTAGAAAAAGTTCAATGACTTCACCAAGCAGTTCAAAAATGTGTCACATAAGCAACACTGATGTGAAGTTAAAAGTGCCATTATACACATAGTAGCTGCCAATTTCATTGCAATCTTGAGTATAGAGTAGTATTGCATTTCATATATccaaagtctttatttttttaataaaaataagctGTTCAGCTGTACTGCTTCCCTCTTTTCAATGCTTCCCTCTTTCCCTTCTGTGGGTGGAGCTAAAGTGTCAAGAGCATGCAGAGCTTTTTAACAGGAATTCTGTCTTTTATGGTGTCATATACAGGGTCATACTCGAGAGAGAAAAACTTTCTGAAATTATGCTAACCCTGAAGCAGTGTATTTGGCATGTAAATACTCTGTCATGTgtccatcttgttttttttttgagatttcaGTCATTTTTAGCATGAGAGGCCAACTCTTTATAAGTGTAAATAAGCAAAATACATATAATAGGatattaacaatgaacaatatttactgtttattttcattttttacaatagtgctctcattataacattaaaacgttatcagttaatgttctgcatttctggtTTGAGCTCCGTGTGCTGAaaatgaccagtagagtgacgcatttgatagcaagtttttattaaatgggattcaactcataattttatatagaatattcctgttatttatacaacataacgctAATATTAAGATTtataggctatttgcaaaaaggggccgaatgcacatgaacatatctgcggggcactgaatgcaaacttttttttgtggacgcgttcttcacgaaacaatgtgcagaaacactgcagctaaactctaaaaattcacagcattttagtataatggtcttctcattataatagtatgtatataacagtctcagtcataattattaatattctgcattgtagtttgtccTACTCGCGCTGAGTTCTGAAGAGATATCACTGTAGTGTTAAAATGAACCGTTGACTTGACGTgaataatatatccacgatatacATACACCggctgagattttttttaaatcacttgtacccacctgttcgaaaaaatccagtctctgtctgtgtcagtttgagtcttggtaaagttttaaatccctgtcGTCAATAATCcatcggtcacggattatggaaggtgaaacataaatctataggggcggttggatttattcactgtaaaatattaatttgaagcttctttcttttcagattcttatagctttatcataataggctgtatattaactgaataaaaactgaatttctatgtgaaatcagacatttgagctcccccatatagtcaaaatggcataatcaataacaccctgcgaatattcgactgttagattggtagtcgaatcaggctcctcgaatcaaagcatcaatttgtcgactatttggggtcacccccaatatacatatatatatacacacacacacacacacacacacacacacacacacacacacacacacacacacacacacacacacacacacacaca from Carassius carassius chromosome 1, fCarCar2.1, whole genome shotgun sequence includes:
- the rasd4 gene encoding rasd family member 4; translation: MRTHKSQMQLQRLTVWHFIRSESLNPLLEAADLGFGIGIMSLEVKEKTEVRLVFMGAAGVGKTALIKRFLQDSFDPKHRRTVEELHSKEYEVAGVKVTINIMDTSGSYSFPAMRKLSIQNGDAFALVYSVDDPESLEAVKRLREEILEVKEDKFTPIVVVGNKKDRLQERRVSADDVLVKVELDWNNCFLEASAKENENVMEVFKELLQQANLPSHLSPALRRRRETFPKDMSLRPPMNKTNSCSVS